In the Vibrio gigantis genome, one interval contains:
- the deoA gene encoding thymidine phosphorylase: MYLPQEIIRRKRDGEVLTAEEINFFIQGVAKNTVSEGQIAAFAMAIFFNEMTMPERIALTCAMRDSGMVIDWSHMNFDGPIVDKHSTGGVGDVTSLMLGPMVAACGGFVPMISGRGLGHTGGTLDKLESIPGYNITPTNEVFGEVTKDAGVAIIGQTGDLAPADKRVYATRDITATVDNISLITASILSKKLAAGLDSLVMDVKVGSGAFMPTYEASEELAKSIVAVANGAGTKTTAILTDMNQVLASSAGNAVEVREAVQFLTGEYRNPRLLEITLASCAEMLVLGNLAKDSDEAREKLMAVLDNGKAAECFGKMLAGLGGPADFVTNYDNYLEKAEIVKPVYALESGVVSAMDTRAIGMAVVGMGGGRRVATDSIDYAVGFDHFIRLGEVASEDKPLAMIHARNEQQWQEAATALQNAITVGGEYTATPDVYRQIRSEDV, from the coding sequence ATGTATCTACCTCAAGAAATTATTCGCAGAAAACGTGATGGCGAAGTCCTAACAGCTGAAGAAATTAACTTCTTCATTCAAGGCGTGGCTAAAAACACGGTTTCTGAAGGCCAAATTGCAGCATTCGCAATGGCTATCTTTTTTAATGAAATGACAATGCCAGAACGTATCGCACTAACGTGTGCAATGCGTGATTCAGGCATGGTGATTGACTGGAGCCACATGAATTTTGATGGCCCAATCGTTGATAAACACTCAACTGGCGGTGTTGGCGACGTAACATCTCTGATGCTTGGCCCTATGGTGGCAGCATGTGGCGGTTTCGTTCCAATGATCTCTGGTCGTGGTTTAGGACACACTGGCGGTACGCTAGATAAGCTGGAATCTATTCCGGGTTACAACATTACCCCAACCAACGAAGTGTTCGGTGAAGTCACTAAAGATGCTGGCGTAGCGATCATCGGTCAAACTGGCGATCTAGCACCTGCAGACAAGCGTGTTTACGCAACTCGTGACATCACGGCAACAGTAGATAACATCTCGCTGATCACGGCTTCAATCCTATCTAAGAAACTGGCCGCTGGCCTTGATTCTCTAGTGATGGATGTAAAAGTAGGTTCAGGCGCATTCATGCCGACTTACGAAGCGTCAGAAGAGCTAGCGAAATCGATCGTTGCAGTAGCAAACGGTGCAGGTACTAAAACGACAGCCATCCTAACGGACATGAACCAAGTACTGGCTTCTTCAGCGGGTAACGCTGTTGAAGTGCGTGAAGCGGTTCAATTCCTAACGGGTGAATACCGTAACCCACGTTTGTTAGAGATCACTCTAGCATCGTGTGCTGAAATGTTGGTTCTGGGTAACCTAGCTAAAGATTCAGACGAAGCACGCGAAAAACTGATGGCAGTACTGGATAACGGTAAAGCAGCAGAGTGCTTCGGTAAAATGCTAGCGGGCCTTGGTGGTCCAGCAGATTTCGTAACGAACTACGATAACTACCTAGAAAAAGCAGAAATTGTTAAGCCAGTGTACGCGCTAGAAAGCGGTGTGGTATCAGCAATGGATACTCGTGCAATTGGTATGGCTGTAGTTGGTATGGGCGGTGGTCGCCGCGTAGCAACGGACAGCATTGATTACGCGGTCGGTTTTGATCACTTCATTCGTCTTGGCGAAGTGGCAAGTGAAGATAAACCATTAGCAATGATTCATGCTCGCAACGAACAACAGTGGCAAGAAGCTGCAACTGCATTACAAAATGCAATCACTGTGGGCGGAGAATATACAGCAACGCCAGACGTTTACCGTCAGATTCGTTCTGAAGACGTGTAA
- a CDS encoding NupC/NupG family nucleoside CNT transporter — translation MSLFMSLVGMVALIAIAVLLSDNRKAINLRTVGGAFAIQFALGAFVLYIPWGRDLLAGFSAGVANVIDYGKDGTGFLFGSLVNFSVDGIGFIFAFQVLPTLIFFSALISVLYYIGVMQIVIKVLGGGLQKALGTSRAESMSAAANIFVGQTEAPLVVRPFVPKMTNSELFAVMCGGLASVAGGVLAGYASMGVPLEYLVAASFMAAPGGLLFAKIIKPETDTPDDNIADEMDGGDDKPANVIDAAAGGASVGLQLALNVGAMLLAFIGLIALINGILGGIGGWFGMEHLTLELLLGWIFAPLAFIIGVPWEEATIAGSFIGQKTVVNEFVAYLNFVPYVGENAQVVAATGQVMSEKTQAIIAFALCGFANLSSIAILLGGLGGIAPSRRHDIARMGVKAVIAGTLSNLMAATIAGFFLSF, via the coding sequence ATGAGCCTGTTTATGAGCCTAGTCGGAATGGTTGCACTGATCGCAATCGCAGTACTACTATCTGACAACCGCAAAGCTATTAATCTAAGAACAGTGGGTGGCGCTTTCGCTATCCAATTCGCACTTGGTGCATTCGTACTTTACATCCCTTGGGGTCGTGATCTACTTGCAGGTTTCTCTGCTGGTGTAGCAAACGTGATCGACTACGGTAAAGACGGTACTGGTTTCCTATTCGGCAGCCTAGTTAACTTCTCAGTTGACGGTATCGGTTTCATCTTTGCTTTCCAAGTACTACCAACTCTGATTTTCTTCTCTGCACTTATCTCTGTACTTTACTACATTGGTGTTATGCAAATTGTAATCAAAGTTCTTGGTGGTGGCCTTCAGAAAGCTCTAGGTACTTCTCGCGCCGAGTCTATGTCTGCAGCAGCAAACATCTTCGTTGGTCAAACAGAAGCTCCTCTAGTTGTTCGTCCATTTGTTCCTAAAATGACTAACTCTGAACTATTCGCAGTAATGTGTGGTGGTTTGGCTTCTGTAGCTGGTGGTGTACTAGCAGGTTACGCATCTATGGGTGTACCTCTAGAGTACCTAGTTGCAGCGTCATTCATGGCTGCACCTGGTGGTCTACTATTCGCTAAAATCATCAAACCTGAAACAGATACGCCAGATGACAACATTGCTGACGAAATGGACGGTGGTGATGACAAACCAGCTAACGTTATCGACGCAGCAGCAGGTGGCGCATCAGTAGGTCTACAACTAGCACTTAACGTTGGTGCAATGCTACTAGCATTCATCGGTCTAATTGCTCTAATCAACGGTATCCTAGGTGGCATCGGTGGTTGGTTTGGTATGGAACATCTAACTCTAGAACTTCTTCTAGGTTGGATCTTCGCGCCGCTAGCATTCATCATCGGTGTTCCATGGGAAGAAGCAACTATCGCTGGTTCTTTCATTGGTCAGAAGACAGTTGTTAACGAATTCGTTGCATACCTAAACTTCGTACCATACGTTGGTGAAAACGCGCAAGTTGTTGCAGCAACTGGTCAAGTGATGTCTGAGAAGACTCAAGCTATCATTGCATTCGCACTATGTGGTTTCGCAAACCTTTCTTCTATTGCGATTCTTCTAGGTGGTCTAGGTGGTATTGCACCAAGCCGTCGCCACGACATCGCACGTATGGGTGTTAAAGCGGTAATTGCTGGTACTCTATCTAACCTGATGGCAGCAACAATTGCTGGCTTCTTCCTATCTTTCTAA
- a CDS encoding GNAT family N-acetyltransferase, with translation MLIRTEAPADILVIDRLLKSVFETDAEANLVMSLRENSHLTLSLVACSDEGEVVGHLMFSPITLNGDDHNWQGLAPLAVKEEFRNKGVAKSLVEDAFSTLVDFGYPACVVLGDPAYYGRFGFKAASEFGLSCTWDVPEGAFQAIELVEGALAGHSGEVAYSPEFNDL, from the coding sequence ATGCTTATTCGAACTGAAGCGCCGGCAGATATACTTGTCATTGATCGTTTATTGAAATCTGTATTTGAAACAGATGCAGAAGCTAACTTGGTTATGAGCTTACGTGAGAATAGCCATTTAACGCTATCGTTGGTGGCTTGTTCTGATGAAGGCGAGGTGGTTGGTCACCTGATGTTTAGCCCGATCACTCTTAATGGTGACGATCATAACTGGCAAGGGCTTGCGCCTCTCGCTGTGAAGGAAGAGTTCCGCAACAAAGGGGTTGCCAAATCGCTAGTGGAAGATGCTTTTTCTACTTTGGTTGATTTTGGTTACCCAGCCTGTGTTGTGCTTGGTGACCCTGCTTATTACGGTCGCTTTGGTTTCAAGGCTGCGAGCGAGTTTGGTTTGAGCTGCACTTGGGATGTGCCTGAAGGTGCTTTCCAAGCCATTGAACTGGTTGAAGGTGCGCTTGCTGGGCATTCTGGTGAAGTGGCTTACAGCCCTGAGTTCAACGACTTATAA
- a CDS encoding TatD family hydrolase, protein MTQQKSNSPLFDTHCHADFDAFELGIDAYLKEAKQVQVEKLLIPSIGQNNWKKLDEIAQSHPNVYYALGFHPYFLGQANDEQFAVLRQLLASKNSQCVAIGECGLDFFVDVEREKQERFFIQQMNLAKAFELPLIIHERKSYNRIIELIKQHKFTLGGVIHGFSGSEQQALAWIKLGFYIGVGGTITYPRAQKTRTTIAKLPLEYLVLETDAPDMPTHGNQGNINHSKHLVTILNELSLLRKEPKQSIAAQVWQNSHRAFGICE, encoded by the coding sequence ATGACACAGCAAAAGAGTAATTCTCCGTTATTTGATACGCATTGCCATGCAGACTTTGATGCCTTTGAGCTGGGCATTGATGCTTACCTTAAAGAAGCGAAACAAGTGCAAGTTGAGAAGCTACTCATCCCCTCTATAGGCCAAAATAACTGGAAGAAGCTTGATGAAATCGCTCAATCTCATCCTAACGTTTATTACGCGTTAGGCTTCCACCCTTACTTTTTAGGGCAAGCTAATGACGAGCAGTTTGCTGTTCTGCGCCAATTACTCGCTTCAAAAAACAGCCAATGTGTAGCAATTGGGGAGTGTGGGCTCGACTTTTTTGTCGATGTTGAACGAGAGAAACAAGAGCGTTTCTTTATTCAACAAATGAATCTCGCGAAGGCGTTTGAGCTGCCTTTGATCATCCATGAAAGGAAGTCTTATAACCGTATTATTGAGCTAATAAAGCAGCACAAGTTCACCTTGGGTGGTGTGATTCATGGCTTTTCGGGAAGTGAACAGCAAGCTTTGGCTTGGATCAAGCTTGGTTTCTATATTGGCGTCGGTGGAACAATAACTTACCCGAGAGCACAAAAAACACGCACAACTATCGCAAAGTTGCCCCTTGAGTACTTGGTATTGGAAACCGATGCTCCGGATATGCCAACGCACGGAAACCAAGGAAATATTAACCATTCCAAACATTTAGTTACGATATTGAATGAACTTTCTTTGCTTAGAAAAGAGCCAAAGCAATCGATTGCAGCGCAAGTTTGGCAAAATAGCCATCGAGCATTCGGTATATGTGAATAA
- a CDS encoding DNA polymerase III subunit psi encodes MSQTHAQYLQEMGISQWELSHPERLAGYESELIPLSNDCKLLLVSPEKPQEDLAVMFERVLKSIKLDLSQALHIQPQHLSSVDLGAVEWVWFAGCESAQELKAKTLQSPLLSDINGNNQHRRDLWQQICAYD; translated from the coding sequence ATGTCACAAACACACGCACAATACCTGCAAGAGATGGGCATTAGCCAATGGGAGCTAAGCCACCCAGAGCGCTTGGCTGGTTATGAATCTGAGTTGATCCCGCTCTCGAACGATTGCAAGTTACTATTGGTTTCACCTGAAAAACCTCAGGAAGATCTCGCCGTGATGTTTGAGCGAGTACTCAAAAGTATCAAGCTCGACTTATCTCAGGCATTACATATTCAGCCTCAGCACCTATCTTCTGTGGATTTAGGGGCGGTTGAGTGGGTATGGTTTGCGGGTTGCGAGTCGGCTCAAGAGCTGAAGGCTAAAACACTTCAATCTCCATTACTGTCTGACATTAATGGTAATAACCAACACCGCCGCGACTTGTGGCAACAAATTTGTGCATATGACTAA
- the rimI gene encoding ribosomal protein S18-alanine N-acetyltransferase has protein sequence MTNQFLPTSQQHLDAIWKIEQAAHSHPWSETMIRDLESRGACHHVLEVDGQVVGYFFAQNIVGEVTLLNIAVDPSQQGKGYGKALTEHFLDMCEQADAESAWLEVRESNVNAFNLYEKAGFNEVDRRRNYYPTKQGNEDAIIMSYLFMSFS, from the coding sequence ATGACTAATCAATTTTTACCGACTTCACAACAACACCTTGACGCCATTTGGAAGATAGAGCAGGCCGCGCATTCTCATCCATGGTCTGAGACCATGATCCGCGATCTTGAGAGTCGAGGCGCTTGTCATCATGTTCTTGAAGTCGATGGGCAAGTGGTCGGATATTTCTTCGCGCAAAACATCGTTGGCGAAGTCACATTGCTTAATATTGCGGTAGACCCAAGCCAGCAAGGCAAAGGGTATGGTAAAGCGTTAACTGAGCATTTCCTTGATATGTGCGAACAAGCTGACGCGGAAAGTGCTTGGCTAGAAGTACGCGAAAGTAATGTGAACGCGTTTAATCTTTACGAAAAGGCCGGCTTCAATGAAGTTGATCGACGTCGTAACTATTATCCAACTAAGCAAGGTAATGAAGATGCGATCATTATGAGCTATCTTTTTATGTCTTTTAGCTAA
- the deoC gene encoding deoxyribose-phosphate aldolase — MSDLKAAALRALKLMDLTTLNDDDTTEKVVALCHDAKTAVGNTAAICIYPRFIPAAKKALREQGTPEVRIATVTNFPHGNDDIEIAVAETKAAVAYGADEVDVVFPYRALIAGNEEVGFELVKQCKAACGDITLKVIIETGELKEEALIKKASQICIEAGADFIKTSTGKVPVNATPEYARMMLEVIRDMGVAKTVGFKPAGGVRTAEDAALYLAMADELLGAEWADNMHYRFGASSLLTNLLNTLEVTDQTADPAAY; from the coding sequence ATGAGCGATTTAAAAGCAGCAGCTCTACGTGCACTTAAACTTATGGACCTAACTACGCTAAATGACGACGACACTACTGAAAAAGTAGTCGCGCTTTGTCATGACGCGAAGACTGCAGTAGGCAACACAGCTGCAATCTGTATTTACCCTCGCTTTATCCCAGCAGCTAAGAAAGCATTGCGTGAGCAAGGTACTCCAGAAGTACGCATTGCGACTGTAACTAACTTCCCTCATGGTAATGACGACATCGAAATTGCTGTTGCAGAAACAAAAGCAGCAGTAGCGTACGGCGCAGATGAAGTTGACGTAGTATTCCCATACCGTGCTCTTATTGCTGGCAACGAAGAAGTTGGCTTTGAGCTAGTTAAGCAATGTAAAGCAGCTTGTGGTGACATCACGCTTAAAGTGATCATCGAAACAGGCGAGCTGAAAGAAGAAGCACTGATCAAGAAAGCTTCTCAAATCTGTATTGAAGCAGGTGCAGACTTCATCAAAACTTCAACCGGTAAAGTGCCAGTAAACGCGACTCCTGAGTACGCGCGCATGATGCTTGAAGTTATTCGTGACATGGGCGTTGCTAAAACAGTTGGTTTCAAACCTGCTGGTGGCGTACGTACTGCTGAAGATGCAGCACTATACCTAGCAATGGCTGATGAGCTACTAGGCGCTGAGTGGGCAGACAACATGCACTACCGTTTTGGTGCTTCAAGCCTACTAACTAACCTTCTTAATACATTAGAAGTGACAGACCAGACTGCTGATCCAGCAGCATACTAA
- the ubiT gene encoding ubiquinone anaerobic biosynthesis accessory factor UbiT: MINKIRTQLVQNAASILRSPVQLLPKTVQKRALLEALKNVFKEALEDGDFEFLEDKWLKVSIKDMGLSWCISYKNEQLVVADKEVTEDVSFSGNLNDLVLIAGRKEDPDTLFFQRRLSIEGDTELGLEVKNLMDSVDLDLLPTPMKTLLNQLADFVQKGVQSPDTQSEVMNAYSN; the protein is encoded by the coding sequence GTGATAAACAAGATTCGCACTCAACTAGTTCAAAATGCCGCATCAATTTTGCGATCTCCAGTCCAGTTATTGCCTAAAACAGTACAAAAAAGAGCCTTGTTGGAGGCGCTTAAGAATGTCTTTAAGGAAGCTTTAGAAGACGGAGACTTTGAATTTTTAGAAGACAAATGGCTTAAAGTCTCAATAAAAGACATGGGGTTAAGTTGGTGTATTAGCTACAAAAATGAGCAACTGGTTGTCGCTGACAAAGAGGTGACTGAAGACGTTAGCTTTAGTGGCAATCTAAATGATCTTGTGTTGATTGCGGGGCGTAAAGAAGACCCAGATACGCTTTTTTTCCAACGTAGACTGTCTATTGAAGGGGATACTGAGCTCGGTTTAGAAGTTAAAAACTTGATGGATAGCGTAGATTTGGACTTATTGCCGACTCCTATGAAAACTTTGTTAAATCAATTAGCTGATTTTGTGCAGAAGGGAGTACAATCCCCGGATACACAAAGTGAGGTAATGAATGCTTATTCGAACTGA
- a CDS encoding DUF5363 family protein codes for MLGWIKAWVKRYDKWCEELGLTPENKRSCVPHRREPQGQQAESGEDDTAKE; via the coding sequence ATGTTGGGTTGGATAAAAGCTTGGGTTAAAAGGTACGACAAATGGTGTGAAGAACTTGGCTTAACACCTGAGAATAAGCGTAGTTGTGTACCTCATCGTCGAGAACCGCAAGGACAACAAGCAGAGAGTGGGGAAGATGACACAGCAAAAGAGTAA
- a CDS encoding bifunctional diguanylate cyclase/phosphodiesterase, whose product MPPQQLQHWFTQLTANSPFFFAVLDAQHNYFMVNERYCDIAGLSQTELAGMNDRQTLGEQFYQHLKPYYERAFNGETIEAEVTLNETDLDTSLHFSLSPLTNGNKTDYIVFHAFDTSENQVLVRSLEESEAKFHKLSHLLPEGLLLVESDYILSSNPAAARLLGFNSTTELIGEELGRLFIDEQTKTVFNNNLSSIISESGLVCLTGARCGFERKVQLNIDSTSVLGSNTQLVLIQDAQETAKQYTPANSEDAYIDALTKLYNRVGFTKRLEQFIHNDTPAVMLYLDIDNFKNINDSLGHHIGDKVIKEVASRLKRLLPRKAVIGHLGGDEFGIILPEPEHQRTPEMLAEKIISLINQPFDLHHFSKRLACSIGSVNFPQDGTDARILLQNADTAMYEAKDRGRNRLIKFNEQMNKEARMRLWLEIELQKALQQNGLEVWYQPKVNARDFTINGAEALVRWKHPVEGYISPAAFIPVAERAGLIEQLGRVVMREVFATVKRWKMQGILPGRVAINLSPEQFGNPKLIDYVEKLLRSTELDPSAITFELTESAVMSDSEHTLQMLNAIKKLGFALSIDDFGTGYSSLSYLARFPIDELKIDRAFISDIDTLPKQITVIENIINLGKSLDLTVVAEGVETSEQATLLSNLNCSSIQGFHFYRPQPKQDVEELFAQNRRHKN is encoded by the coding sequence ATGCCTCCCCAGCAACTACAACATTGGTTTACCCAGCTAACTGCGAATAGTCCGTTCTTTTTTGCAGTACTTGATGCTCAACATAACTATTTTATGGTGAATGAGCGTTACTGCGATATTGCTGGTTTGAGTCAAACAGAGCTTGCAGGCATGAATGACCGCCAAACATTGGGCGAACAATTCTACCAACATCTTAAACCTTACTATGAGCGTGCATTCAATGGCGAAACGATTGAGGCCGAAGTCACCCTCAACGAAACTGACCTCGATACTAGCCTTCATTTCAGCCTGTCTCCGCTTACCAATGGCAACAAAACCGACTACATCGTCTTTCACGCCTTCGACACATCAGAAAACCAAGTACTTGTCCGTTCTTTGGAAGAATCCGAAGCCAAATTCCACAAGCTATCTCACCTACTCCCAGAGGGATTACTGCTAGTTGAAAGTGACTACATCCTGTCATCCAACCCAGCAGCAGCACGCTTGCTCGGCTTTAACTCCACCACAGAGTTAATTGGCGAAGAGTTGGGACGCCTATTTATCGATGAACAAACCAAAACAGTCTTCAATAATAACCTCAGCTCTATTATTTCTGAGTCTGGTTTGGTTTGCTTAACGGGTGCACGATGTGGCTTTGAACGTAAGGTTCAGCTCAACATCGACTCCACCTCTGTTCTTGGTAGTAACACTCAGCTAGTGCTTATCCAAGACGCGCAAGAAACCGCAAAACAATATACACCGGCAAACAGTGAAGATGCCTACATCGATGCACTAACCAAGCTCTACAACCGAGTTGGGTTTACTAAGCGTCTTGAGCAGTTCATTCACAACGACACGCCGGCGGTGATGCTCTATTTAGACATTGATAACTTTAAGAATATCAATGATTCACTTGGTCATCACATCGGTGACAAGGTGATTAAAGAGGTTGCCTCACGCCTTAAGCGCTTACTGCCTCGTAAAGCCGTTATTGGGCATTTAGGTGGGGATGAGTTTGGTATTATCCTGCCTGAACCAGAACACCAACGAACACCTGAAATGCTCGCTGAAAAGATCATTTCCCTGATCAATCAACCCTTCGATCTTCACCACTTTAGCAAGCGCTTAGCCTGCTCGATTGGTAGTGTGAACTTTCCGCAAGATGGCACCGATGCTCGTATCTTGCTGCAAAATGCTGATACTGCGATGTATGAAGCGAAAGATCGTGGTCGCAACCGCCTGATCAAGTTCAACGAACAGATGAATAAAGAAGCACGTATGCGACTTTGGCTTGAAATAGAGCTACAAAAAGCGCTGCAACAGAATGGACTTGAGGTTTGGTATCAACCTAAGGTCAACGCACGTGATTTCACCATCAATGGCGCAGAAGCTCTGGTACGCTGGAAGCATCCTGTAGAGGGGTATATTAGCCCTGCGGCATTTATCCCTGTCGCAGAGCGTGCTGGCCTTATCGAACAACTTGGTCGTGTAGTGATGCGTGAAGTGTTTGCTACGGTTAAGCGTTGGAAAATGCAAGGCATCCTTCCAGGACGTGTCGCAATCAACCTTTCTCCAGAACAGTTTGGCAATCCAAAGCTGATTGATTACGTGGAAAAGCTACTGCGTTCGACCGAGCTTGATCCAAGTGCGATTACGTTCGAACTAACAGAAAGCGCGGTAATGAGTGACAGTGAACACACACTTCAAATGCTTAACGCCATCAAGAAACTTGGCTTTGCCCTATCGATTGATGATTTTGGTACGGGTTACTCTTCATTATCTTACCTTGCCCGCTTCCCAATAGATGAGCTTAAGATTGACCGTGCTTTCATCTCTGATATTGATACGCTACCAAAGCAAATCACCGTGATTGAAAACATCATCAACCTTGGTAAATCTCTCGATTTGACCGTAGTTGCAGAAGGTGTCGAAACCAGCGAGCAAGCCACTCTGCTCTCTAACCTCAACTGTAGTTCGATTCAAGGCTTCCACTTCTATCGCCCTCAGCCAAAACAAGATGTCGAAGAGCTGTTTGCCCAAAATCGCCGTCATAAGAACTAG
- the prfC gene encoding peptide chain release factor 3 — MSFQQEVSKRRTFAIISHPDAGKTTITEKVLLFGNAIQKAGTVKGRGSNQHAKSDWMEMEKERGISVTTSVMQFPYNDCLVNLLDTPGHEDFSEDTYRTLTAVDSCLMVIDAAKGVEDRTRKLMEVTRLRDTPIVTFMNKLDRDVRDPMEVLDEVESELGMACAPISWPIGCGKEFKGVYHIHRDETILYESGHGHEIQEVRIIKGLDNPELDEAVGADLAESVREELELVIGACPEFDHDLFLAGELTPVYFGTALGNFGVDHMLDGLTKWAPAPQTRQANERDVEATEEKFSGFVFKIQANMDPKHRDRIAFMRIVSGTYNQGMKMNHVRTGKSVSISDAVTFMAGDRARAEKAYAGDIIGLHNHGTIQIGDTFTQGESLKFAGIPNFAPELFRRIRLRDPLKQKQLLKGLVQLSEEGAVQVFRPMQNNDLIVGAVGVLQFDVVVARLKAEYNVEAIYEGVNVATARWVECDDAKKLEEFKRKNQSNLALDGGDNLSYIAPTMVNLNLASERFPEVQFRATREH; from the coding sequence ATGTCTTTCCAACAAGAAGTGAGCAAACGTAGAACGTTTGCAATTATCTCTCACCCGGATGCGGGTAAAACCACGATTACTGAAAAAGTTCTTTTATTCGGAAACGCGATTCAGAAAGCGGGTACCGTAAAAGGCCGTGGCTCTAACCAGCACGCTAAATCTGACTGGATGGAGATGGAAAAAGAGCGTGGTATCTCGGTAACTACGTCGGTAATGCAATTCCCATACAATGATTGCCTAGTAAACCTACTCGATACTCCAGGACACGAAGATTTCTCGGAAGATACGTACCGTACACTAACAGCGGTTGACTCTTGTTTGATGGTTATCGATGCTGCGAAAGGTGTCGAGGATCGTACTCGTAAACTAATGGAAGTAACACGTCTACGTGATACGCCAATCGTAACGTTTATGAACAAACTTGACCGTGACGTTCGTGATCCAATGGAAGTTCTTGATGAAGTAGAGAGCGAGCTAGGTATGGCTTGTGCTCCTATCTCATGGCCTATTGGTTGTGGTAAAGAGTTTAAAGGTGTTTACCACATTCACCGTGATGAAACGATCTTGTATGAATCAGGCCATGGCCACGAGATCCAAGAAGTACGTATCATCAAAGGTCTAGATAACCCAGAGCTAGATGAAGCGGTAGGTGCAGATCTAGCGGAAAGCGTACGTGAAGAGCTAGAGCTTGTTATCGGAGCTTGTCCTGAATTTGATCATGACCTGTTCCTTGCGGGTGAATTAACGCCGGTTTACTTCGGTACTGCATTAGGTAACTTTGGTGTTGACCATATGCTTGATGGTCTAACGAAGTGGGCTCCGGCACCGCAAACACGTCAAGCGAATGAACGTGATGTTGAAGCGACAGAAGAGAAGTTCTCTGGTTTCGTGTTTAAGATCCAAGCAAACATGGACCCTAAACACCGTGACCGTATCGCATTCATGCGTATCGTTTCAGGTACTTACAACCAAGGTATGAAGATGAACCATGTTCGTACAGGTAAGAGTGTAAGTATCTCTGATGCGGTAACCTTCATGGCCGGTGACCGTGCACGTGCTGAGAAAGCGTATGCAGGTGACATTATTGGTTTGCATAACCACGGCACAATCCAGATTGGTGATACTTTTACTCAAGGTGAGAGCCTGAAGTTCGCAGGTATTCCTAACTTCGCACCAGAGCTATTCCGTCGTATTCGTCTGCGCGATCCACTGAAGCAGAAGCAACTTCTAAAAGGTTTGGTTCAGCTTTCAGAAGAGGGTGCAGTGCAAGTATTCCGTCCTATGCAGAACAACGACCTGATCGTTGGTGCGGTTGGTGTACTTCAGTTCGACGTAGTTGTAGCGCGCTTGAAAGCGGAATACAACGTAGAAGCTATCTACGAAGGCGTTAACGTTGCAACTGCTCGTTGGGTTGAGTGTGATGACGCTAAGAAACTGGAAGAGTTCAAACGTAAGAACCAATCTAACCTAGCGCTAGATGGTGGTGATAACCTGTCTTACATCGCACCAACGATGGTGAATTTGAACCTAGCTTCTGAACGTTTCCCTGAAGTTCAGTTCCGAGCGACGCGCGAGCACTAA